A genomic segment from Rubrobacter tropicus encodes:
- the ggh gene encoding glucosylglycerate hydrolase, whose product MQEEEVPQTVSKPPGRPGFHDVNPQAAGVLQRNGVKSWTKPAPSLYPHQWSWDSAFIALGLAHVDNRRATGELEALFSAQWKTGKVPHIVFDPEAPPKSYFPDAERWNSNGLSEHAPTGPHTSGLCQPPVHALAVRRIWETAQDKDERGVEAAREFLTGNYPRLYSWHRYLSTARDPERSGLVTIYHPWESGTDNSPRWDAPLSRIAIGDIPSYTRYDVQHVADASHRPTDEEYDRFLWLLEMLKKARYEEMDIYGSHPFLVKDVLFSAILVAANEALLEIGAVVGAPAEERAQVEAWIERGREGLEEQWDPALNLCVDRDVLTGESLRVRTVAGFAPLISGGLDERRLKDMLLTLDSEDFAGNPTLHRPLPPSTSPDEPGFHPRSYWRGPVWPVANWLLWWSLLRAGESERAASLRHHTLEELAESGFAEYFEPFTGEPLGSGEQSWTAAIALDMLATENGP is encoded by the coding sequence ATGCAAGAAGAAGAGGTCCCACAGACCGTCTCCAAACCGCCCGGGCGCCCCGGCTTCCATGACGTAAACCCCCAGGCGGCCGGCGTGCTGCAGCGAAACGGCGTCAAGTCCTGGACGAAGCCGGCGCCCTCCCTCTACCCGCACCAGTGGAGCTGGGACTCCGCGTTCATAGCGCTCGGCCTCGCCCACGTGGACAACCGCCGGGCAACGGGCGAGCTCGAGGCGCTCTTCTCGGCCCAATGGAAGACCGGCAAGGTGCCGCACATAGTCTTCGACCCCGAGGCGCCCCCGAAGAGTTATTTTCCGGACGCCGAGCGCTGGAACTCGAACGGGCTCTCCGAGCACGCGCCGACGGGGCCGCACACCAGCGGGCTCTGCCAGCCGCCCGTGCACGCGCTCGCCGTGCGCAGGATCTGGGAGACCGCCCAGGACAAGGACGAGCGAGGCGTCGAGGCCGCCAGGGAGTTCCTGACGGGCAACTACCCCCGCCTCTACTCCTGGCACCGCTACCTGTCGACCGCCCGCGACCCCGAGCGGTCGGGCCTCGTCACGATCTACCACCCCTGGGAGAGCGGGACGGACAACTCCCCCCGCTGGGACGCGCCGCTCTCGCGCATCGCGATCGGGGACATCCCAAGCTACACCCGCTACGACGTGCAGCACGTCGCCGACGCCTCGCACCGGCCGACGGACGAGGAGTACGACCGTTTCCTGTGGCTGCTTGAGATGCTCAAGAAGGCCCGCTACGAGGAGATGGACATCTACGGTTCGCACCCTTTCCTCGTCAAGGACGTCCTCTTCAGCGCCATCCTGGTCGCGGCCAACGAGGCGCTGCTCGAGATCGGGGCCGTCGTCGGGGCGCCGGCCGAGGAGCGGGCGCAGGTGGAAGCCTGGATCGAACGCGGCCGCGAAGGGCTCGAAGAGCAGTGGGACCCCGCCCTAAACCTCTGCGTGGACCGCGACGTGCTGACCGGCGAGTCGCTGCGGGTCCGAACCGTCGCGGGCTTCGCGCCCCTGATCTCCGGCGGCCTGGACGAGAGGAGGCTGAAGGACATGCTCCTCACGCTCGACTCTGAGGATTTCGCCGGAAACCCGACCCTCCACAGGCCGCTCCCGCCCTCCACGAGCCCCGACGAGCCGGGCTTCCACCCTCGCAGCTACTGGCGCGGCCCGGTGTGGCCCGTGGCGAACTGGTTGCTCTGGTGGTCGCTCCTGCGGGCCGGCGAGTCCGAACGGGCCGCATCATTGCGCCACCACACCCTGGAAGAGCTCGCCGAAAGCGGCTTCGCTGAGTACTTCGAGCCCTTCACCGGTGAGCCGCTCGGCTCGGGCGAGCAGTCCTGGACCGCCGCCATTGCCCTAGACATGCTCGCCACCGAGAACGGCCCGTAA
- a CDS encoding MFS transporter, producing the protein MSSAEGTGPERKVYKDHNLHVLWGVTLMAVLGVSSVTPAFPAISREFGISGGQVGLLITVFTLPGIVLTPVLGVLSDRYGRKKILVPALLLFGVAGGACVFARDFQLLLVLRAFQGMGAAALGTLNVTVIGDIYGGRERSAALGYNSSVLSVGTASYPAVGGVLATFGWFYPFALPVIAVPIAVVVLFSLRNPEPLNEQGLKEYFGSVWGHLRDREVLGLIGASLMTFIILFGPQLSYLPILMNDRFDAPSYVIGAVLSGASLTTALVSSQLGRLTGRFDEKTLLKTSFSLYAIALAAVATAPTLSLLLVPAVLFGVAQGINLPNVFSLLNSHAPNENRGAFMATNGMSLRTGQTIGPLLMASLAGTLGVTNAYLASAAIALAAFLLVLAFVR; encoded by the coding sequence GTGTCTTCCGCTGAGGGAACAGGGCCGGAACGCAAGGTCTACAAGGACCACAACCTGCACGTGCTCTGGGGGGTTACCCTGATGGCGGTGCTCGGGGTATCGAGCGTGACGCCTGCGTTTCCTGCCATTTCCCGGGAGTTCGGGATCTCGGGCGGGCAGGTCGGGTTGCTTATTACCGTCTTTACGCTCCCGGGTATCGTGCTTACGCCGGTGCTCGGGGTGCTCTCGGACCGGTACGGGCGGAAGAAGATCCTGGTCCCGGCCCTGCTCCTCTTTGGGGTGGCGGGGGGTGCTTGCGTCTTTGCCCGCGACTTCCAGCTCTTGCTCGTCTTACGCGCTTTTCAGGGTATGGGGGCCGCGGCCCTGGGCACCTTGAACGTTACCGTGATCGGGGACATCTACGGCGGGCGCGAGCGCTCGGCGGCGCTGGGCTACAACTCCAGCGTCCTCTCCGTTGGGACCGCGAGTTATCCGGCCGTTGGTGGCGTGCTCGCGACGTTCGGGTGGTTCTACCCCTTTGCGCTGCCGGTGATCGCGGTCCCCATCGCCGTGGTCGTGCTCTTCTCGCTGCGCAACCCCGAGCCGCTGAACGAGCAGGGCCTCAAGGAGTACTTCGGGAGCGTGTGGGGGCACCTGCGCGACAGGGAGGTGCTCGGCCTGATCGGGGCCTCCCTCATGACTTTCATCATCCTCTTCGGACCACAACTCTCCTACCTCCCGATCCTGATGAACGACCGGTTCGACGCGCCCTCCTACGTCATCGGCGCCGTCCTCTCCGGCGCCTCCCTGACCACAGCCCTCGTCTCCTCCCAACTCGGCCGCCTGACGGGCCGCTTCGACGAAAAGACCCTCCTCAAGACGTCGTTTTCCCTGTACGCCATAGCCCTCGCGGCCGTCGCCACAGCTCCCACGCTCTCCCTCCTGCTCGTCCCTGCCGTCCTCTTCGGCGTCGCCCAGGGGATCAACCTCCCCAACGTCTTCTCCCTCCTCAACTCCCACGCCCCCAATGAGAACCGCGGCGCCTTCATGGCGACGAACGGCATGTCCCTGCGCACCGGCCAGACCATAGGCCCCCTCTTGATGGCCTCCCTGGCCGGAACCCTCGGCGTTACCAACGCCTACCTCGCCTCCGCCGCCATAGCACTCGCCGCCTTCCTGCTCGTCCTCGCCTTCGTCCGCTAG
- a CDS encoding tartrate dehydrogenase: MVRVAVIGGDGIGPEVVRAGMRVMEAAADDPLELRFTEFEWGCEYYLEHGRMMPEDGIERLRGFDEIYLGAVGWPTVPDHVSLWGLLLPIRRRFDQYVNLRPARLLRGVESPLANPGNLDVTVVRENTEGEYSDSGGRIYKETPHEIAVQESIFTRRGVERIVRYGFEEAKGRRGLLVGATKSNGISITMPFFDEIFNEVAREYPEVEASLMHADALAARLVLDPARFDVIVGSNLFGDLLSEITAAVSGAIGIAPSANLNPEGAFPSLFEPIHGSAPDIAGQGVANPAGAIWAAALMLEHAGHPKTGGRILEALEETLASGIRTRDLGGEANTEEMTDAVVERLGG, from the coding sequence ATGGTACGCGTGGCGGTCATAGGCGGGGACGGGATCGGGCCCGAGGTGGTCCGCGCCGGGATGCGGGTAATGGAGGCCGCGGCGGACGACCCGCTGGAGTTGCGCTTCACCGAGTTCGAATGGGGTTGCGAGTACTACCTGGAGCACGGGCGGATGATGCCCGAGGACGGGATAGAGAGGCTGAGGGGTTTCGACGAGATCTACCTCGGCGCCGTCGGCTGGCCCACCGTGCCCGACCACGTCTCGCTGTGGGGCCTCCTGCTCCCCATCCGCCGGCGCTTCGACCAGTACGTGAACCTGCGCCCGGCCCGCCTCCTGCGGGGCGTCGAAAGCCCGCTCGCCAACCCGGGGAACCTGGACGTTACAGTAGTCCGGGAGAATACCGAAGGCGAATACTCGGACTCCGGGGGGCGCATCTACAAGGAAACCCCGCACGAGATCGCGGTGCAGGAGAGCATCTTCACCCGCCGCGGCGTCGAGCGGATAGTCCGCTACGGTTTCGAGGAGGCGAAGGGCAGGCGCGGCCTCCTCGTGGGGGCTACGAAGTCGAACGGCATCAGCATCACGATGCCGTTTTTTGACGAGATCTTCAACGAGGTCGCCCGGGAGTACCCGGAGGTGGAGGCGTCCCTGATGCACGCGGACGCGCTGGCCGCCCGGCTCGTGCTCGACCCTGCCCGCTTCGACGTGATCGTCGGCTCGAACCTCTTCGGGGACCTCCTCTCGGAGATCACGGCAGCCGTCTCGGGCGCCATCGGCATAGCCCCTTCCGCGAACCTCAACCCGGAGGGCGCCTTCCCGTCCCTCTTCGAGCCCATTCACGGCTCCGCCCCCGACATCGCCGGCCAGGGCGTCGCAAACCCCGCCGGCGCCATCTGGGCCGCCGCCCTCATGCTGGAGCACGCGGGCCACCCGAAGACCGGGGGCCGAATCCTCGAAGCCCTGGAAGAGACCCTGGCTTCGGGCATCAGGACCCGAGATCTCGGCGGCGAGGCGAACACAGAAGAGATGACGGACGCCGTGGTCGAACGGCTGGGCGGATAG
- a CDS encoding DUF427 domain-containing protein encodes MPRATLNGVTLAESDHTEVVEGNHYFPPHSVNTELFRPSETTTHCPWKGDASYVNVEVDGAVVEDAAWYYPEPMDAANNIRDHFAFYGNKVDVAG; translated from the coding sequence GTGCCGAGAGCAACGCTGAACGGCGTAACCCTGGCCGAGAGCGACCACACGGAGGTGGTCGAAGGAAACCACTACTTCCCGCCGCACTCCGTCAACACGGAACTCTTCCGGCCGAGCGAGACCACCACCCACTGCCCCTGGAAGGGCGACGCGAGCTACGTGAACGTGGAGGTCGACGGCGCCGTCGTCGAGGACGCGGCCTGGTACTACCCCGAGCCTATGGACGCCGCAAACAACATAAGAGACCACTTCGCCTTCTATGGAAACAAAGTCGACGTGGCGGGCTGA
- the aac(3) gene encoding aminoglycoside 3-N-acetyltransferase, whose product MLVARTRLARDLADLGLRPGAVAMVHCRMSALGHVVGGAQTVVLALLDTLGPGGTLVAYTGWQDEPPEDLAALDEEARRIYLEEHPAYDPRVALSRRDHGRVPEALRTWPGARHSGHPEAGVAALGPLAEDVTASHPHDDAYGAGTPYARLVELDGQVAVLGAPLDTVTLVHHAEAVANVPGKRRVSYGMPVTAQDSGGRYWRTFSDIDTSKGALPYEHVLGGEDYIEHIARSALAAGEGRSGPAGAGTAYLFEARGLVEHAVDWIEQTYPPGGSMGPG is encoded by the coding sequence ATGTTGGTAGCGCGTACGCGGCTGGCTCGTGATCTGGCCGATCTCGGTTTGAGACCCGGCGCGGTGGCGATGGTCCATTGCCGGATGTCCGCGCTAGGACACGTGGTCGGGGGCGCGCAAACCGTCGTGCTAGCCCTGCTGGATACCCTGGGACCCGGCGGGACGCTCGTGGCCTACACGGGCTGGCAGGACGAGCCCCCCGAAGACCTCGCCGCGCTGGACGAAGAGGCGAGGCGGATCTACCTCGAAGAGCATCCGGCTTACGACCCGCGCGTCGCGCTCTCCCGCCGCGACCACGGGAGGGTCCCCGAAGCGCTGAGAACCTGGCCGGGCGCGCGCCACAGCGGCCACCCGGAGGCGGGCGTGGCGGCCCTGGGTCCCCTCGCCGAGGACGTAACAGCCTCCCATCCCCACGACGACGCGTACGGCGCAGGCACGCCCTACGCCCGCCTGGTCGAGCTCGACGGCCAGGTCGCGGTCCTGGGCGCTCCCCTGGATACCGTGACGCTCGTTCACCACGCCGAGGCCGTTGCAAACGTTCCGGGCAAACGCCGGGTAAGCTACGGCATGCCCGTGACCGCGCAGGACTCCGGCGGGCGCTATTGGCGGACGTTCTCGGACATCGACACCTCGAAAGGAGCCTTGCCCTACGAACACGTCCTGGGCGGGGAGGACTACATCGAGCACATCGCGCGTTCGGCGCTCGCGGCCGGAGAAGGGAGGAGCGGGCCGGCCGGGGCGGGCACGGCCTACCTATTCGAAGCGCGGGGGCTGGTCGAACACGCTGTCGACTGGATCGAACAGACGTACCCGCCAGGGGGTTCGATGGGCCCCGGTTAG
- a CDS encoding NUDIX hydrolase: MRYDPGIMNDATGERDIDARELLRSALATPLEGWREVYESFSPVNLETGERLGRVPPPNGETRRAAVLVPVLLEPDGLHLVYTVRKSHLQDHAGQISFPGGSMDPADTSLMETALREAEEEIDLSRELVEIVGELEEMYIPLRTSG, translated from the coding sequence GTGCGTTATGATCCCGGGATCATGAACGACGCGACCGGAGAGCGGGATATCGACGCCAGGGAGTTGCTGAGATCCGCCCTCGCGACGCCGCTCGAAGGCTGGCGCGAGGTTTACGAGAGCTTCTCGCCCGTCAACCTCGAGACGGGGGAGAGGCTTGGGCGGGTCCCGCCGCCGAACGGGGAGACCCGGCGGGCCGCGGTGCTCGTTCCCGTCCTTCTGGAACCCGACGGTTTGCACCTGGTATACACGGTTCGGAAGAGCCACCTGCAGGACCACGCCGGCCAGATCTCTTTCCCCGGCGGCAGCATGGACCCTGCCGACACCTCGCTGATGGAGACAGCCCTGCGGGAGGCCGAGGAGGAGATAGACCTGAGCCGGGAGCTCGTCGAGATCGTCGGCGAGCTCGAAGAGATGTATATTCCCCTTCGAACTTCCGGGTAA
- a CDS encoding glycerol-3-phosphate dehydrogenase/oxidase: protein MTGGSRDEALERLGAGVFDLLVIGGGIAGCRTAYEAARAGLRVALVDAGDFAGATSGSSARLVHGGLRYLGRGDLRLVRAASVERNILCSRVAPHLMHPLPFVAATGKEIFRGTGIMAGLSLYAAVGGRGWPRPRAIAGQQAGRLVPRIQDSAVVPRAVFHEARTDDGRLTLATVKAARGAGAVVANYLRVVDLAVIPEGVSEAIMSGPEGELRARFRAVVNATGPWMDALRRLEDPRAEPATRLSKGVHVVLRSREAWRAAVAVSFRDGGHLYAIPHDDMVLVGTTDDEYAEEPGRVGPEAVDIARVLERASAFLPDDMLRPGAVASAYAGLRVLPLGAGATISAGRDHLLSVGPGGMVSVAGGKLTTHRRIAIDALRLLPSHVRPRNPRACDAPLPGSLPANVRARPDPENPVLRHLSRVYGHEAAMVLSRAARLPGGLERISPQGPDVWAQVHHAVAEEWALTVEDVVRRRTTLALRGLDTPEVRAGISAAISAPDRSPLPSGRTA, encoded by the coding sequence ATGACCGGCGGTTCGCGGGACGAGGCGCTGGAGCGGCTCGGCGCGGGCGTGTTCGACCTGCTCGTGATCGGGGGCGGCATCGCGGGCTGCCGGACGGCTTACGAGGCGGCGCGGGCGGGCCTGCGCGTGGCGCTCGTAGACGCCGGGGACTTCGCGGGCGCCACCTCCGGCTCCTCGGCCCGCCTCGTACACGGAGGGTTACGCTATCTTGGGAGGGGGGATCTTCGTCTGGTGCGAGCCGCCTCCGTGGAGAGGAACATTCTCTGCTCGCGCGTCGCGCCGCACCTCATGCACCCGTTACCGTTCGTGGCGGCTACCGGCAAAGAAATCTTCCGCGGGACGGGGATCATGGCTGGACTCTCGCTCTACGCCGCGGTCGGCGGACGGGGTTGGCCTCGCCCCAGGGCCATCGCGGGTCAACAGGCAGGTAGGCTCGTACCCCGGATCCAGGATAGCGCGGTAGTCCCCCGCGCGGTCTTCCACGAGGCCAGAACCGACGATGGCCGTCTCACCCTCGCCACCGTGAAGGCGGCTAGAGGAGCGGGGGCCGTGGTTGCAAACTACTTGCGGGTGGTGGACCTCGCCGTGATCCCGGAAGGCGTCTCCGAAGCCATTATGTCCGGGCCCGAGGGCGAATTGCGGGCCCGGTTCAGGGCCGTCGTCAACGCGACGGGACCGTGGATGGACGCGCTCCGCCGGCTGGAGGACCCTCGCGCCGAACCCGCGACCCGGTTGAGCAAGGGCGTCCACGTAGTACTCCGTTCGCGAGAGGCGTGGAGGGCCGCCGTTGCCGTCTCCTTCCGCGACGGGGGCCACCTCTACGCGATACCGCACGACGACATGGTCCTGGTCGGCACCACGGACGACGAGTACGCCGAAGAACCCGGCCGCGTTGGACCGGAGGCCGTAGACATCGCCCGCGTGCTCGAGCGGGCCTCCGCTTTTCTGCCCGACGACATGCTCCGCCCCGGGGCGGTTGCCTCCGCGTATGCCGGCCTTCGCGTCCTCCCGCTCGGTGCGGGGGCGACCATCTCGGCGGGCCGGGATCACCTCCTCAGCGTCGGTCCCGGAGGGATGGTCTCCGTGGCCGGCGGAAAGCTGACGACCCACCGCCGCATCGCCATCGACGCTCTCCGTCTCCTACCCTCGCACGTCCGCCCACGCAACCCGCGCGCCTGCGACGCGCCGCTCCCCGGTTCCTTACCGGCCAACGTCCGGGCGCGCCCGGACCCGGAGAACCCCGTCCTGCGCCACCTCTCCCGCGTCTACGGACATGAGGCAGCAATGGTCCTCTCCCGCGCCGCGCGTCTACCCGGCGGACTCGAACGCATATCCCCGCAAGGACCGGACGTCTGGGCGCAGGTCCACCATGCCGTCGCGGAGGAGTGGGCACTCACCGTCGAGGACGTGGTCCGGCGGCGGACCACCCTCGCCCTGCGCGGGCTCGACACGCCCGAGGTTCGGGCCGGGATCTCCGCTGCGATCTCCGCCCCCGACCGCAGCCCGCTACCTTCCGGCCGCACCGCTTGA
- a CDS encoding glycosyltransferase family 2 protein: MRRISVVIPAKDEEATIGELLEGISKVVLDGHELCPIVVDDGSTDATAAIARRHGATVVAHPKNKGLGAAVRTGLRAAVETDAIAVAYLDADLEYSPEDIPRLLGPILGGRADYVLGSRFLGGVRGMRLYRRVGNFAFTALLSALTGRRITDGQTGMRAFSREAAGSAEIVHDYNYAQVLTLDLLRKGFRLEEVPIRYKVREHGESFIRWSYPAKVLPAIWRELRSP; this comes from the coding sequence GTGAGACGCATCTCCGTCGTCATCCCGGCCAAAGACGAAGAGGCGACCATCGGGGAACTGCTCGAAGGGATCTCCAAAGTCGTTCTGGACGGGCACGAGCTTTGCCCCATAGTCGTGGACGATGGATCTACCGACGCGACGGCCGCCATCGCCCGCCGGCACGGTGCCACGGTGGTGGCCCACCCCAAGAACAAAGGGCTCGGCGCCGCCGTTCGGACGGGTCTCAGGGCCGCCGTCGAGACGGACGCGATTGCCGTCGCCTATCTGGATGCGGATCTCGAGTACTCGCCAGAAGACATACCGCGCCTGCTGGGGCCGATCCTCGGCGGCCGCGCCGACTACGTGCTCGGGAGCCGCTTTCTGGGCGGGGTGCGGGGGATGCGCCTCTACCGGCGCGTCGGAAACTTTGCTTTCACCGCGCTGCTCTCCGCGCTCACCGGACGAAGGATCACGGACGGTCAGACGGGGATGCGCGCCTTCTCGCGGGAGGCCGCCGGGAGCGCCGAGATCGTCCACGACTACAACTACGCGCAGGTGCTGACGCTGGATCTGCTCCGCAAGGGCTTCCGCCTCGAGGAGGTGCCGATCCGGTACAAGGTCCGGGAGCACGGCGAGTCGTTTATCCGGTGGAGCTACCCGGCAAAGGTCCTACCGGCCATCTGGCGCGAGCTGCGCAGCCCCTGA
- a CDS encoding PPOX class F420-dependent oxidoreductase: protein MNAEEYRDFLLGRARTAKLATVRADGRPHVAPVWYDLDGETFVFMTGEGTVKGRNMRREPRVSLCIDDERPPFHFVIVEGIAELTEGDPDLLRWATSIGGRYMGEDQAEAFGRRNAVPGELLVRVRPTKVLAYMNIAD from the coding sequence ATGAACGCCGAAGAGTACAGAGACTTCTTGCTTGGCCGAGCCCGCACGGCGAAGCTGGCGACCGTGCGGGCCGACGGGCGCCCGCACGTTGCCCCGGTCTGGTACGACCTCGACGGCGAGACTTTCGTCTTTATGACCGGCGAGGGCACGGTGAAGGGAAGAAACATGCGGCGGGAGCCCCGCGTGAGCCTGTGTATCGACGACGAGAGGCCGCCCTTCCACTTCGTCATCGTGGAAGGCATCGCGGAGTTGACCGAGGGCGACCCGGACCTGCTCCGCTGGGCGACGAGCATCGGGGGCCGCTACATGGGCGAGGACCAGGCCGAGGCCTTCGGCCGCCGCAACGCCGTTCCGGGGGAGTTGCTCGTGCGCGTCAGGCCAACGAAGGTGCTCGCGTACATGAACATCGCCGACTGA
- a CDS encoding SDR family oxidoreductase, with translation MVGADGEGGLKGRAALVTGASSGLGRATAVSLARAGADVSLVARSEEELKGAAREISATGARALVVPTDLADEGETGAAVARTVDEFGRLDVLVNAAGTDAPGPVEDLDAAGWDRTLSVNLRAPFLLARAAFPRMREAGGGTIVNVSSVAGKKGWANAAAYCASKFGLTGLTEALADEGREHGIRAIILYPGAMATNWGAFSPEERQQKDTAKAPATQVLPPERVADFISWFVASPPEFVLTEGIVLPIGEALP, from the coding sequence ATGGTCGGGGCGGACGGAGAGGGCGGGCTGAAGGGCCGGGCGGCGTTGGTCACGGGGGCCAGCAGCGGACTCGGGCGGGCGACGGCGGTCTCACTCGCCCGCGCCGGGGCGGACGTCTCCCTGGTCGCCAGGAGCGAGGAGGAGCTGAAGGGGGCGGCGCGCGAGATCTCCGCGACCGGCGCCCGGGCGCTGGTCGTGCCCACCGATCTCGCGGACGAGGGCGAGACAGGGGCCGCCGTCGCGCGGACGGTCGACGAGTTCGGCCGCCTGGACGTGCTCGTAAACGCGGCCGGCACCGACGCGCCCGGGCCGGTGGAGGACCTCGACGCCGCGGGGTGGGACCGGACGCTCTCCGTGAACCTGCGGGCGCCGTTCTTACTCGCCAGGGCGGCCTTCCCGCGTATGCGCGAAGCTGGTGGCGGCACGATAGTCAACGTCTCCTCGGTGGCGGGCAAGAAGGGCTGGGCAAACGCCGCAGCCTACTGCGCCTCCAAGTTTGGGCTTACGGGCCTCACCGAGGCCCTGGCCGACGAGGGGAGGGAGCACGGCATCCGCGCGATAATCCTCTACCCCGGCGCGATGGCGACGAACTGGGGCGCCTTCTCCCCCGAGGAGCGCCAACAAAAAGATACCGCCAAAGCCCCCGCAACCCAGGTACTCCCGCCGGAGCGGGTCGCGGACTTTATCTCGTGGTTCGTCGCATCCCCTCCCGAGTTCGTGCTGACGGAAGGGATCGTACTCCCAATCGGGGAGGCGCTTCCCTAA
- a CDS encoding DegT/DnrJ/EryC1/StrS family aminotransferase, which yields MYVRHRLDASLGDVLFGAAACAGVWGRDGLVARALASCGAGRDGLVCLSVRTGWDLWLGASGLGEGDEVLASAITHPEMGRIARLRGLRVVPVDLDPATLAPGVGALEASVSARTRVVLVAHLFGGRLDLGPVSRFCGEHGLSLVEDCAQAFAGPGEVGHPEADVSMYSFGTLKTATAFGGAVLRVRDGEVLGRMREIEADYPVQTRREYAGRLLKGILLLGASRPGVYGFLIRACARLGLDLDGLVDVATKSHAVGVPDGELLRRIRRRPCAPLISLLLRRLRRFDRGRLAARTAAGERLSDALGPYVMRPGSGSLGRTHWIFPVVVHDPDELVEGLRRRGFDASRATSSIVALSPPDGAPEPFEAARMMAGIVFLPAPIGLPEKEMGRLASVVNGLAVPRRDAGRLLA from the coding sequence GTGTACGTCCGCCATCGGTTGGACGCGTCTTTGGGCGACGTCTTGTTCGGGGCCGCGGCGTGCGCGGGGGTGTGGGGGCGGGACGGGCTCGTGGCACGGGCGCTGGCGTCGTGCGGGGCCGGGAGGGATGGGCTGGTCTGCCTCTCGGTGCGGACGGGGTGGGATTTGTGGCTGGGGGCGTCGGGGTTGGGGGAGGGTGATGAGGTTTTGGCCTCGGCCATCACGCATCCGGAGATGGGGCGCATTGCCCGGTTGCGAGGCTTGCGGGTCGTTCCCGTGGACCTCGATCCGGCGACGCTCGCGCCCGGAGTCGGGGCGTTGGAGGCGTCGGTCTCGGCGCGTACCCGGGTAGTATTGGTGGCGCACCTGTTCGGGGGGAGGCTGGATCTCGGGCCGGTCTCCCGGTTCTGCGGGGAGCACGGGTTATCGTTGGTCGAGGATTGCGCACAGGCCTTCGCAGGGCCTGGCGAGGTGGGACATCCTGAGGCCGACGTGTCCATGTACAGCTTCGGGACGCTAAAGACGGCCACCGCCTTCGGGGGCGCCGTGTTGCGGGTGCGGGACGGCGAGGTGCTCGGTCGGATGCGAGAGATCGAGGCAGACTACCCGGTCCAGACCCGGCGCGAGTACGCGGGCAGGCTGCTCAAGGGGATTCTTCTACTTGGTGCTTCCAGGCCCGGGGTGTACGGGTTCCTGATCCGGGCTTGCGCGCGCCTCGGTTTGGACCTCGATGGCCTGGTGGACGTGGCGACGAAGTCCCACGCTGTCGGGGTGCCGGACGGGGAGTTGCTCCGTCGGATCAGGCGCAGGCCTTGCGCGCCCCTGATCTCACTCCTCCTGCGTCGTCTGCGGCGTTTCGACCGCGGCAGGCTCGCCGCCCGAACCGCGGCGGGCGAACGCCTCTCGGACGCGCTCGGGCCTTACGTCATGCGGCCCGGGTCCGGCTCCCTCGGACGGACGCACTGGATCTTCCCCGTGGTGGTTCATGACCCGGATGAACTGGTAGAGGGCTTGCGGAGACGAGGTTTCGATGCCAGCCGGGCGACCAGCAGCATCGTCGCCCTTAGCCCGCCGGACGGGGCTCCCGAGCCCTTCGAGGCCGCGCGCATGATGGCCGGGATCGTCTTCCTCCCGGCGCCGATAGGGCTTCCTGAAAAAGAGATGGGCCGGCTCGCATCTGTCGTCAACGGGCTCGCCGTCCCGCGGCGCGACGCCGGAAGGTTGTTGGCATGA